Proteins encoded in a region of the Acidobacteriota bacterium genome:
- a CDS encoding HigA family addiction module antidote protein → MSNRETHTTPIHPGLVLQDELDEIGLSQSALAAHIGVLPKTVNEICRGKRGISVEMAWKLSRALGASPHFWLNLQNNWELSQIDPTQIGRIARVPETLATA, encoded by the coding sequence ATGAGCAATAGGGAAACGCATACGACACCCATACACCCGGGACTTGTTTTACAGGACGAACTTGATGAGATCGGCCTCAGCCAGTCGGCTCTGGCGGCGCACATCGGGGTATTGCCAAAAACGGTGAACGAGATCTGCCGAGGAAAGCGCGGGATCAGCGTCGAGATGGCCTGGAAGCTCTCGCGTGCCCTCGGCGCCAGCCCGCATTTTTGGCTGAATCTACAGAACAACTGGGAGCTCAGCCAGATCGACCCAACACAGATCGGCCGGATCGCACGCGTTCCCGAGACCCTCGCAACTGCCTGA
- a CDS encoding serine hydrolase, translated as MERAVDLILAVLLTLVLLVVPPAALSQQVADYKYAPPAKLNDGIKTGTLRSAKIDEAKIVAGTNEILKGKFPNMHSLLIFRHGKLVYENYFTGEDVERGVGPLGVVNHTRDTLHDLRSVTKSIVAAAVLIAHSQGKIKSLDDPIFSYFPEYSKYAEGDKKNITIEHVLSMTSGLEWDEKISYADPKNSEIQMNNASDSIDFVLKQKLADKPGTVFNYSGGSTQLLVGLIKKATGVEADIFTEKHLFAPLGITQYKWVKTKSGDPSGASGLRLRSRDMAKIGLMMMQRGKWNGKRIIPESLIDAAFSEQISVAKEGDFELGYGFQIWLPSVDIGGTRVNLKEFNGNGGQFVMSDQDNGLMVAATAGNYNNRGPLKTGQDFVEAFVYPALLDRRAVRQNQKRP; from the coding sequence ATGGAAAGAGCTGTCGATTTAATCCTTGCGGTGTTGCTTACGCTAGTCCTGCTGGTAGTTCCGCCTGCAGCCCTGTCTCAGCAGGTAGCTGATTATAAGTACGCGCCGCCGGCAAAACTGAATGACGGTATTAAGACAGGCACGCTACGCTCGGCGAAGATAGATGAGGCGAAGATCGTCGCGGGGACGAACGAGATCCTGAAAGGCAAGTTTCCGAACATGCACAGCCTTTTGATCTTCCGTCACGGCAAGCTCGTTTATGAAAACTATTTTACGGGTGAGGACGTTGAACGCGGAGTCGGCCCATTGGGCGTGGTGAATCATACGCGCGACACGCTTCACGACTTGCGAAGCGTTACAAAGAGCATTGTTGCTGCGGCCGTTCTTATTGCCCACTCACAGGGCAAGATCAAGAGTCTTGACGACCCGATATTTAGTTATTTTCCGGAGTACTCCAAGTATGCAGAGGGCGATAAGAAGAACATCACTATCGAGCACGTTCTTTCAATGACCTCCGGACTGGAATGGGACGAAAAGATCTCCTATGCCGACCCGAAAAACAGCGAGATCCAGATGAACAACGCCTCCGATTCGATCGACTTTGTTCTCAAGCAGAAACTCGCGGATAAGCCCGGAACTGTTTTCAACTATAGCGGCGGGAGTACGCAGCTGCTCGTGGGATTGATCAAGAAGGCGACCGGAGTGGAGGCCGACATATTTACCGAAAAGCACCTGTTTGCCCCGCTTGGCATCACACAATACAAATGGGTGAAGACGAAGAGCGGCGATCCCTCCGGAGCCTCGGGACTGCGTCTTCGGTCCCGTGATATGGCAAAAATTGGACTGATGATGATGCAGCGGGGTAAATGGAACGGCAAACGGATCATTCCTGAAAGTTTAATTGACGCGGCATTCTCCGAACAGATAAGCGTTGCCAAAGAGGGCGATTTCGAATTGGGTTATGGATTTCAGATCTGGCTGCCGTCAGTTGACATCGGAGGCACGCGCGTCAATTTGAAAGAATTCAACGGTAACGGCGGACAATTCGTCATGAGCGATCAAGATAACGGCCTGATGGTCGCCGCAACAGCGGGCAACTATAACAATCGCGGCCCGCTGAAGACCGGCCAAGACTTCGTTGAAGCGTTCGTTTACCCTGCCCTTTTGGACAGGAGAGCCGTAAGGCAGAACCAGAAAAGACCGTAG
- a CDS encoding saccharopine dehydrogenase NADP-binding domain-containing protein, whose amino-acid sequence MKNNFLIYGANGYTGELITRMAVERGMRPIVAGRNEAAIKALAEAHGLEHRVFSLDDTAKLDTALNEVALVLHCAGPFSLTSRQMGEACLRTGTHYTDITGEIAVFEACAAGDQKAKDAGIMVMPGVGFDVVPSDCLARRLKDRLPSATNLMLAFYGKSRISHGTQATMTMNIDKGGAVRRDGKIKPVPAAWRTREIDFGEGVVKLGVTIPWGDVSTAFYSTGIPNIEVYTVAPPSALRLMKLSRFIGPLLASGPVQRYLQGKIPPGGPNDAERARGKTLLWGEASDDAGNRIEERLTVPEGYTTTALAALEITRRILAGDLKPGFQTPSMAYGPDLIDAAISHAEP is encoded by the coding sequence ATGAAAAACAATTTTTTAATTTATGGTGCAAATGGTTACACCGGCGAGTTGATCACGCGGATGGCGGTCGAGCGCGGGATGCGGCCGATCGTGGCCGGGCGGAATGAGGCGGCGATCAAGGCTCTCGCGGAAGCGCATGGGCTTGAGCACCGCGTCTTTTCGCTTGATGATACGGCGAAGCTCGACACAGCGTTGAACGAAGTCGCGCTGGTTCTCCATTGTGCCGGGCCGTTCTCGCTGACCTCGCGGCAGATGGGCGAGGCGTGCCTCCGGACCGGGACGCATTACACGGACATCACCGGCGAGATCGCCGTCTTTGAGGCGTGCGCCGCCGGCGACCAAAAAGCAAAAGATGCGGGGATAATGGTGATGCCCGGCGTCGGGTTTGACGTCGTCCCGAGCGATTGCCTCGCCCGCCGGCTCAAGGATCGGCTCCCTTCGGCGACCAACCTGATGCTCGCATTTTACGGCAAGAGCCGCATCTCGCACGGCACGCAGGCGACGATGACGATGAACATCGACAAGGGCGGCGCCGTTCGCCGCGATGGCAAGATCAAGCCGGTCCCGGCCGCCTGGCGGACCCGCGAGATCGACTTTGGCGAGGGCGTCGTAAAGCTCGGCGTGACGATCCCCTGGGGCGATGTCTCGACCGCATTTTATTCTACCGGCATCCCGAACATCGAGGTCTATACCGTCGCGCCGCCGAGCGCCCTAAGGCTTATGAAGCTCAGCCGCTTTATTGGCCCACTGCTCGCGTCCGGCCCGGTCCAGCGTTATCTTCAAGGCAAGATCCCGCCCGGCGGCCCGAACGACGCCGAACGCGCCCGCGGCAAGACCCTGCTCTGGGGCGAGGCCAGCGACGACGCCGGCAACCGCATCGAAGAGCGGCTCACCGTCCCCGAGGGCTACACAACCACCGCACTCGCCGCACTTGAAATAACCCGCCGCATCCTCGCCGGCGACCTAAAACCAGGCTTCCAAACCCCCTCAATGGCCTACGGCCCCGACCTCATCGACGCCGCCATCAGTCACGCAGAGCCTTGA